One Bacillota bacterium genomic window carries:
- the ytfJ gene encoding sporulation protein YtfJ: MADHPIEALMKTAMESIKEMVDVNTIVGDPVETPDGSVIMPVSRVSCGFAAGGADFQPDGRREGEGAFPFGGGSGGGVSVQPVGFLVVGHNQVRLLPVDGNPVVDRLIDLAPTLLERFQSFIQREPVTS, from the coding sequence TTGGCCGATCATCCTATTGAGGCTCTCATGAAGACGGCGATGGAAAGCATTAAAGAAATGGTCGATGTCAATACGATCGTTGGTGATCCTGTGGAAACCCCGGATGGAAGCGTTATCATGCCTGTTTCGCGGGTGAGCTGCGGTTTTGCGGCCGGTGGAGCAGATTTTCAACCTGATGGACGCCGGGAGGGAGAGGGCGCTTTTCCCTTTGGGGGCGGCAGCGGAGGGGGTGTTTCCGTCCAGCCGGTAGGTTTTCTGGTTGTTGGGCACAACCAGGTTCGCCTTTTACCTGTTGATGGAAACCCTGTCGTTGACCGCCTGATTGATCTGGCACCAACGCTACTGGAAAGGTTTCAGAG